Proteins encoded together in one Neobacillus sp. FSL H8-0543 window:
- a CDS encoding HK97 gp10 family phage protein gives MARRNSNDNSHRYSSYAPEVKKALGQLEKAALREVAKFLRKDIKKTVPVDDGVLKKNVGSWVRGKANENPVLQIGVYDRARAKKKGYTYAYHAHLVQFGTVKMSGIDFLRAPVFNNIDKIRELQADFLRQIEEIKANGLPEVGDEEADD, from the coding sequence ATGGCTAGAAGAAATTCCAATGATAACTCTCACCGGTATTCCTCCTATGCCCCTGAAGTAAAAAAAGCACTAGGTCAATTGGAGAAAGCAGCATTAAGAGAAGTTGCGAAATTTTTAAGGAAAGATATTAAGAAAACCGTACCTGTAGATGATGGTGTTCTTAAAAAGAATGTAGGATCCTGGGTAAGAGGTAAAGCAAATGAAAATCCTGTGCTACAGATTGGTGTTTACGATAGAGCAAGAGCTAAGAAGAAAGGTTATACGTACGCATATCATGCCCATCTAGTTCAATTTGGTACTGTGAAAATGAGCGGTATCGATTTCCTGCGTGCTCCAGTGTTTAATAACATTGATAAAATTCGTGAACTTCAAGCAGATTTTCTTAGACAAATTGAGGAAATAAAGGCTAACGGCTTACCAGAAGTAGGGGATGAAGAAGCAGATGATTAA
- a CDS encoding HK97 family phage prohead protease, with protein sequence MAKREVRTFDITKLKTRDATEDKPSMITGYAAVFNSKTSIGDYFEEIIDQGAFSRSLSENGDVRALFNHNWDNVLGRTKSGTLRLEEDDRGLKFEIELPNTSVGRDLAESMSRGDINQCSFGFWIAEETWDYSVEPALRTIHEVELFEVSVVSIPAYDDTEASLVRSKEIDKEVEKRMKILNQIKGVLGK encoded by the coding sequence ATGGCAAAAAGGGAAGTGAGGACATTTGACATCACCAAATTAAAGACTAGGGATGCGACAGAAGATAAGCCGTCTATGATAACCGGTTATGCTGCTGTATTTAATTCGAAAACTAGTATCGGTGATTATTTTGAAGAAATTATTGATCAGGGTGCATTTTCTCGTTCACTCTCCGAAAACGGTGATGTAAGAGCATTGTTTAATCATAATTGGGATAACGTCCTAGGTAGAACAAAAAGCGGTACATTGCGGTTAGAAGAGGATGATAGAGGATTAAAATTCGAAATTGAATTACCTAATACTTCGGTGGGTCGAGATTTAGCGGAAAGTATGTCCAGGGGCGATATAAATCAGTGTTCGTTTGGTTTTTGGATAGCTGAAGAAACTTGGGATTATTCTGTGGAACCTGCTTTGCGAACGATACACGAAGTTGAACTTTTTGAAGTCTCAGTTGTATCTATTCCGGCTTACGATGATACGGAAGCTTCGTTAGTCCGAAGCAAAGAGATTGATAAAGAAGTAGAAAAACGCATGAAAATACTAAATCAAATTAAGGGAGTGCTTGGAAAATGA
- a CDS encoding terminase TerL endonuclease subunit: MIERGVNYADIFAKQVRKNPKKFPDTIKHMVDRYYKWKKRKDIWFDVDRANEMMDWVETFVRHTKGNLAGQPFILEDWEKFAYSWIYGWVHTNESGKTVRVTREGYIQVPKKNGKTLIGVGALGYSMYGEGVLGADCYCCASDFNQAQYAAKPFAATILNHDALMNASHIYKGPKGTISSVTYEYIHKDLAYQNQFIVMSKNIQSIEGSNPHFVLNDELHAQENMDQYDNFKSAQISRDEPIMFNISTAGKGSSSVGMRVYREAKEVLKNDDNDSSFVMIYEPNKNYDWTDRKVWAMVNPNIGVSVTMSALETEFITAARSAHKKAEFLSKHLDVFVNGAENFFEQDQVVHVLVDDLGDLTGETCYLGLDLSKTTDLTCVSLNFPIHNDDGRAILKVKQMYFIPNADIEFREKEDNVPYSELVEQGYVQFCDGKMIDQDQVLDYIKECMELYDVQQLNYDPAMSQKLIEKCENLGLECLAVNQYPNVMNAMVDDAERLIYEKRLFTDNPLFIYCALNLVVVTNINGMKGPSKRQSKKKIDGYVAFLVGHKETMMLMDDVDESGMDDLISEIYR, from the coding sequence GTGATTGAACGTGGAGTTAACTACGCAGACATATTTGCAAAACAGGTAAGAAAGAATCCTAAGAAATTCCCTGACACTATAAAACATATGGTGGACAGGTATTATAAATGGAAAAAGCGTAAAGATATTTGGTTTGATGTAGATCGCGCCAATGAAATGATGGATTGGGTAGAAACATTTGTCCGTCATACAAAAGGGAATCTAGCTGGACAACCTTTTATCTTGGAAGATTGGGAGAAATTCGCGTACTCGTGGATTTATGGATGGGTGCACACGAACGAATCCGGGAAAACAGTACGTGTAACAAGAGAAGGTTATATTCAGGTACCTAAGAAAAATGGTAAAACACTAATTGGTGTCGGTGCTTTGGGCTATTCCATGTATGGTGAGGGCGTTTTGGGTGCTGATTGCTATTGTTGTGCGAGTGATTTTAACCAAGCGCAGTACGCTGCTAAGCCGTTTGCTGCAACAATCCTTAATCATGATGCACTCATGAATGCTTCACATATATATAAAGGTCCAAAAGGTACCATTTCATCTGTAACATACGAATACATTCATAAAGACTTGGCATATCAAAACCAGTTTATTGTTATGAGTAAAAACATTCAGAGCATCGAGGGTTCCAATCCACACTTTGTTTTGAATGACGAGCTGCACGCTCAAGAAAACATGGATCAATATGACAACTTTAAGTCTGCTCAAATATCTCGTGATGAACCAATCATGTTTAATATAAGTACAGCCGGCAAAGGATCCTCATCTGTTGGTATGCGAGTGTATCGTGAAGCAAAAGAAGTACTGAAGAATGATGATAATGATTCAAGTTTTGTCATGATCTATGAGCCCAATAAAAATTATGACTGGACCGACCGTAAAGTTTGGGCGATGGTGAATCCAAACATTGGTGTTTCTGTAACAATGAGTGCACTGGAAACTGAATTCATCACGGCAGCACGTTCGGCCCATAAAAAAGCTGAGTTCCTATCCAAACATTTGGATGTGTTCGTTAACGGAGCAGAAAACTTTTTCGAACAAGACCAAGTTGTACATGTGCTTGTTGATGACCTAGGCGACTTAACCGGTGAGACGTGCTATCTAGGATTAGACTTATCGAAAACTACGGACTTAACTTGTGTGAGTTTAAACTTTCCAATCCATAATGATGATGGACGAGCTATTTTAAAGGTGAAGCAAATGTACTTTATTCCAAATGCAGACATTGAATTTAGGGAAAAGGAAGATAATGTACCCTATTCCGAATTGGTTGAGCAAGGTTATGTTCAGTTTTGTGACGGCAAGATGATTGACCAGGATCAAGTCCTCGATTACATCAAGGAATGCATGGAGTTATATGATGTGCAGCAACTTAACTATGACCCTGCAATGTCACAGAAACTTATTGAGAAGTGCGAGAACCTAGGGCTAGAGTGCCTGGCTGTTAACCAGTATCCGAATGTCATGAATGCAATGGTTGATGACGCAGAGAGATTAATATATGAGAAAAGATTATTTACGGATAATCCATTATTTATCTATTGTGCTCTTAATCTAGTAGTAGTCACAAATATCAACGGGATGAAAGGTCCGAGTAAGCGACAATCCAAAAAGAAAATTGATGGATATGTCGCTTTTTTAGTTGGGCATAAAGAAACCATGATGTTAATGGATGATGTGGATGAGAGTGGTATGGATGACTTAATTAGTGAGATTTATAGATGA
- a CDS encoding replication-relaxation family protein: MKKRDMDILNDLQRFRCLTRDDIIDLHFKNLKQPVTCCNTVLKRLRRDGYIEVSKERQPYIYFCSPSPIKKDSTKIPHFLKIVEFYKSLINYEQPRSFIVEPKYGKEYMEPDAFMLWKKAPFFVEIQRSVYSDKVMKEKVGRYESFFMSNEWQQEPWQPQNKKMFPPVILITDTRYNIESAYVKFYQVQSIKQLVKMFEPKRTEVAMKDSNIKVTGSPLKLMTD, encoded by the coding sequence ATGAAAAAGAGAGATATGGACATTTTAAACGACCTACAGCGTTTCAGGTGCTTAACGAGGGATGACATTATAGATTTACACTTCAAGAACCTTAAACAGCCTGTAACTTGCTGTAACACAGTACTAAAGCGATTGAGACGTGACGGATATATCGAAGTGAGCAAAGAAAGGCAGCCTTATATTTATTTTTGCTCTCCTTCACCAATTAAAAAAGATTCCACAAAGATACCGCATTTCCTGAAAATAGTTGAATTCTACAAAAGCTTAATCAATTATGAGCAACCTAGAAGCTTCATAGTGGAGCCTAAGTATGGGAAAGAGTATATGGAGCCGGATGCCTTTATGCTCTGGAAGAAAGCTCCGTTCTTTGTGGAAATACAGCGTTCTGTGTATTCGGATAAAGTTATGAAAGAGAAGGTAGGTAGATATGAATCTTTTTTTATGAGTAATGAATGGCAGCAAGAGCCATGGCAACCACAAAATAAGAAAATGTTTCCCCCAGTCATCTTAATCACGGATACTAGATACAACATTGAAAGTGCCTATGTAAAGTTTTATCAGGTCCAAAGCATCAAACAATTGGTGAAAATGTTTGAACCGAAAAGGACAGAAGTTGCGATGAAAGATTCAAATATAAAAGTCACTGGATCTCCCCTTAAATTAATGACGGATTAG
- a CDS encoding HNH endonuclease — protein MKYCDFNGCTTKIKRGAYCDNHKRSRESVMRKRAKKSVYHNQNKPFYNSKVWRNMRSFIYERERGCCQRCGFFVFGKLAHVHHVIPIKQDGTLRLEPNNLMLLCPKCHADEENKDNDKKIFPSYFKK, from the coding sequence ATGAAGTACTGTGACTTTAATGGCTGCACTACAAAGATAAAACGTGGTGCCTATTGTGATAATCATAAACGCTCGAGGGAATCAGTGATGAGGAAGAGAGCGAAGAAAAGCGTCTACCATAACCAGAACAAGCCATTCTACAATTCAAAGGTATGGAGAAACATGAGGAGTTTTATTTACGAGAGAGAACGAGGGTGCTGTCAAAGGTGTGGTTTCTTCGTCTTCGGTAAGCTGGCACATGTTCACCATGTCATCCCAATTAAGCAGGACGGAACCTTGAGGCTTGAGCCAAACAACCTGATGCTACTTTGTCCTAAGTGCCATGCTGATGAAGAAAATAAAGATAATGATAAAAAAATATTTCCAAGTTATTTTAAAAAATAA
- a CDS encoding head-tail connector protein, whose translation MELDYEFTDKLKSHIRWEEGMEDSMLFFYIEQAKKYVANATGKQAEYLIIMVAGIFYEYRVAEKELGEALDALTPFFVQEVYSDAEETDESV comes from the coding sequence ATGGAACTAGATTATGAATTTACTGATAAATTAAAGAGTCACATTCGTTGGGAGGAAGGCATGGAAGATTCCATGCTCTTTTTTTATATTGAACAAGCTAAAAAATATGTTGCAAATGCAACAGGTAAACAGGCGGAATATCTAATTATCATGGTTGCCGGTATTTTTTATGAATATCGTGTGGCTGAAAAGGAATTAGGGGAAGCGCTGGATGCGTTAACCCCTTTCTTTGTTCAGGAGGTTTATTCCGATGCCGAAGAGACTGACGAATCAGTTTAA
- a CDS encoding phage head closure protein → MPKRLTNQFKHQIIFQSLTETVNELGDTVRSWVCVKSSWAMIKTVQGREFIQAATVHAESTVRFVIRYTTGITNDMRILYKGRTFEISAPPINDDELNKTLTIIGKEVV, encoded by the coding sequence ATGCCGAAGAGACTGACGAATCAGTTTAAACATCAGATCATCTTTCAAAGTCTGACTGAAACAGTGAACGAATTAGGGGATACGGTGAGAAGTTGGGTGTGTGTTAAGTCATCATGGGCGATGATAAAGACGGTTCAGGGAAGAGAGTTTATTCAGGCCGCAACTGTACATGCAGAAAGCACTGTCAGGTTTGTTATTCGATATACAACTGGAATTACCAATGACATGCGAATTCTATATAAGGGGCGTACATTTGAAATTAGTGCACCGCCCATTAATGACGATGAATTAAATAAGACACTCACCATTATTGGAAAAGAGGTCGTATAA
- a CDS encoding phage major capsid protein → MNKKLLLSLQKRNNARLTELRGQLEKNEVRAEDLEAIQAEVQELADQAQEIADALANLEGGDGEGAGSGEGTGDDEGDGEGSDDDQEDGEGDGEGRSAINSEQRSAIMKQIGKGLSTRGAKSTKNKEKEIRSAFANFVVGNISEAEARSLGVEVGNGSVTIPEVISSEIITYAQEENLLRKYGTRHRTNGNVKYPVLVQKANANVSKNERTTDIPETEIEFDEILLDPAEFDALATVTKKLIKMSGVNVEEIVIEELKKAYVRKETNYMFNGNDVGNENPGALAKKAVQFYQASGFVIEELYDTLVKLKNTPTTEVVKKSRWIINRAALTLIETMKSADGFPLLRPLTQAEGGIGVSLLGYPLDFTDNANGADPTKPIFYFGDFSKFHIQDVIGAMELQKLVEKYSGTNKVGFQIYNLLDGQLVYSPFEPAVYRYEVGATAPVGG, encoded by the coding sequence ATGAATAAAAAATTATTGTTATCTTTACAAAAACGCAACAATGCTCGGTTAACTGAATTACGTGGACAGCTAGAAAAGAACGAAGTACGAGCTGAGGATCTAGAAGCTATTCAAGCGGAAGTACAAGAGCTAGCGGACCAGGCACAAGAAATTGCAGATGCATTAGCAAACCTTGAAGGCGGCGACGGTGAAGGAGCTGGGAGCGGAGAAGGCACTGGAGATGATGAAGGAGACGGTGAAGGTAGTGACGATGACCAAGAGGACGGTGAAGGAGATGGAGAGGGTCGTTCAGCAATCAATTCAGAACAACGCTCAGCCATTATGAAACAAATTGGGAAAGGCCTTTCTACACGTGGGGCTAAGTCTACAAAAAACAAAGAAAAGGAAATCCGTTCTGCATTTGCCAACTTTGTAGTGGGTAATATTTCTGAAGCTGAAGCTCGTTCATTAGGTGTTGAAGTTGGAAATGGTTCTGTAACTATTCCTGAAGTGATTTCATCTGAAATTATTACTTATGCTCAGGAAGAGAACCTTCTTCGTAAATATGGTACTCGTCACAGAACAAATGGCAATGTAAAATATCCAGTGCTTGTTCAAAAAGCTAATGCAAATGTTAGTAAAAATGAACGTACTACTGACATTCCTGAAACTGAAATTGAATTTGATGAAATTCTCTTGGATCCAGCAGAGTTTGATGCATTAGCTACAGTAACCAAGAAGCTAATCAAGATGTCTGGGGTGAATGTTGAAGAGATAGTAATCGAAGAATTGAAAAAAGCTTATGTACGTAAAGAAACAAATTATATGTTTAACGGAAATGATGTTGGTAACGAAAATCCTGGTGCGCTTGCAAAGAAGGCTGTCCAATTCTATCAAGCATCTGGCTTTGTAATTGAGGAATTATACGATACTTTAGTTAAGTTAAAAAATACACCTACCACTGAAGTGGTTAAAAAATCACGTTGGATTATTAACCGTGCAGCATTAACACTAATTGAAACCATGAAATCAGCTGATGGATTCCCTTTATTACGTCCGCTTACACAAGCTGAAGGTGGAATCGGGGTTTCATTACTTGGATATCCGTTAGACTTCACGGATAACGCTAATGGAGCTGATCCAACAAAACCGATTTTCTACTTTGGCGATTTCTCTAAATTTCATATTCAAGACGTAATTGGAGCAATGGAATTACAAAAATTAGTTGAGAAATATTCTGGAACTAATAAAGTGGGATTCCAAATTTATAACCTGCTTGATGGTCAATTAGTTTATAGCCCATTCGAGCCAGCTGTTTACCGCTATGAAGTCGGAGCAACTGCACCGGTCGGAGGTTAA
- a CDS encoding P27 family phage terminase small subunit produces the protein MVKKKELQKIVAEKTESEKQRVLKIMRDADIYTLTLDPLIESYLDIFEVYQTMFLQWKDKGYPATQRHTNKAGATNNSKHPLAQQVETWVDKKTKALDLLGLTNKAKAGKIVTGGSSVRDEMKKPEQPVEDELAAHRKKWRNST, from the coding sequence TTGGTCAAAAAAAAAGAACTTCAAAAAATTGTCGCTGAAAAAACAGAATCAGAAAAACAGCGCGTTTTAAAAATTATGAGGGATGCTGATATTTACACCCTCACTTTAGATCCGCTAATAGAATCTTATTTGGATATTTTCGAAGTCTATCAAACTATGTTCCTCCAGTGGAAGGATAAGGGTTACCCGGCAACTCAGCGACACACCAATAAGGCAGGTGCGACAAACAATTCAAAGCATCCTTTGGCACAGCAGGTTGAGACATGGGTTGATAAAAAAACAAAGGCTCTTGATTTACTGGGGTTAACAAATAAAGCAAAAGCCGGAAAAATTGTCACAGGTGGTTCTTCCGTTCGTGATGAAATGAAAAAGCCTGAACAGCCAGTAGAGGATGAATTGGCTGCACACAGAAAAAAGTGGCGGAATAGTACATGA
- a CDS encoding phage portal protein: protein MGLKDRFSNFLYKQVEKRGWFEDIFSNTIRYGGRYVNDENILESSDVYELLQDISNQMMLAEIVMEDSEGNEIKNHPAVKTLRKPNNYLTGSEFIKLMTNTYLIQGEVFPILDGDRLHLANNVYTEIDDRLIEHFKIGGTDIPSFMIRHVKNMGTNHIKGVGLLQLGKNTLEGVMSAEKVLTEKYKKGGLLAFLLELDAHINPQNAAQSKLIKAILDQLEAIDESRSVKMIPLGKGYKIDTLESPIDDQKTLAYLNVYKKDLGKYLGVNVDTYTALIKADLEKAMMYLHNKAVKPIMKNFEDHLSLLFFGENSDKRIKFKINILDFVPYSTKTNIAYNMVRTMITSPDDSREMLGFSRLNTVESSKLYISKDLIAGEDLKKATDDSLKGGDGNGKKGSEDI from the coding sequence TTGGGATTAAAAGATAGGTTCTCAAATTTTTTATATAAGCAAGTCGAAAAGCGCGGCTGGTTTGAAGATATCTTCAGCAACACAATCCGTTATGGAGGCCGTTATGTTAACGATGAAAACATTCTGGAATCAAGTGATGTGTACGAATTGCTCCAGGACATTAGTAATCAAATGATGTTGGCCGAGATTGTTATGGAAGACAGCGAAGGAAATGAAATAAAGAATCATCCTGCAGTAAAGACATTACGAAAGCCAAATAATTATTTGACTGGTTCAGAGTTCATTAAGTTAATGACTAACACTTACTTAATTCAGGGTGAAGTTTTCCCTATACTCGATGGTGACCGACTCCACTTGGCAAACAATGTTTACACTGAAATTGATGATAGATTAATTGAGCATTTTAAAATTGGCGGTACCGATATTCCATCCTTTATGATTCGCCATGTTAAAAACATGGGAACTAATCATATAAAAGGTGTTGGTCTCTTACAGCTTGGTAAAAATACTCTCGAAGGTGTTATGAGCGCAGAGAAGGTCCTTACAGAAAAATATAAAAAGGGTGGACTACTAGCCTTCCTTTTGGAATTAGACGCTCACATCAATCCGCAGAACGCGGCACAATCAAAATTAATTAAAGCTATCCTTGACCAGCTCGAGGCAATAGATGAAAGTCGTAGTGTCAAAATGATACCTCTAGGGAAGGGATATAAAATAGACACGCTAGAAAGTCCTATAGACGACCAGAAGACATTAGCCTACCTAAATGTCTATAAGAAGGATTTAGGAAAGTATTTGGGCGTAAACGTGGACACGTACACGGCTTTAATAAAGGCAGACTTGGAAAAAGCAATGATGTACTTACACAACAAAGCAGTTAAACCAATTATGAAAAATTTCGAAGACCATTTGAGTCTTCTTTTTTTTGGGGAAAATTCGGACAAGCGTATTAAATTCAAGATTAATATTCTAGATTTTGTTCCGTATTCGACAAAGACAAACATTGCTTACAATATGGTCCGAACAATGATTACTTCACCGGATGACTCAAGGGAAATGCTGGGCTTTAGTCGTTTAAATACAGTTGAGTCTAGCAAACTTTATATCTCAAAAGATTTAATTGCTGGGGAAGATTTAAAGAAAGCTACTGATGATAGCTTGAAGGGAGGTGATGGAAATGGCAAAAAGGGAAGTGAGGACATTTGA
- a CDS encoding phage tail tape measure protein yields MIGGALLAGTGLAGIGIGAMLMAGDDLQKTLNGLQAQTGATKDEMKDMGGSIKEIYGNNFGESFEQIGEVMAKAKTITGEWGEDLKYLTQDALMFSDTFDYDTNESLRSADKLMKQFGLTGTDAMALIAEGSQKGLNFADDLLPTIDEYSVYFKQAGMDASDMFGLFENAKKAGVFNLDYAADAVKEFGIIMTEEGDGATEVLDGMGLNGAKLRDEFAKGGESAKTAMRTVADSLMGIKDPQDQIAAGVSLFGTKFEDMGATAVVELLKVNDSIQGSTEVLDSINSIKYNTFGEALAGIGRQITTDIVLPISEKLMPKMNEFSQWITDHMPQIKEGFKTTFDGATSVVKGTIDVIKDISFWIKDHWGILEPILAGIAAGAIAYITITKSIAAYKAIMALATAAQLAMNGAMAMNPIGIVVAAIGLLVAAGITLYKNWDTVKVKMSNIWISVQEGAAKMVNGVISGINWMIEKINKIPGVDIPLIGKVSWGSDKKVESKSMLGGIQEFAKGTNYADGGLSIVGEHGPELLNIPRGSQVKTASETRSLVSKELTPPKQPNIIQIVTPDKREIASWLVKDLTEMQELNIRIRNMF; encoded by the coding sequence TTGATTGGCGGAGCATTATTAGCAGGAACTGGCTTAGCAGGTATTGGTATCGGAGCTATGCTCATGGCAGGTGACGATCTCCAGAAGACTTTAAATGGTTTACAAGCACAAACCGGTGCGACTAAAGATGAAATGAAAGATATGGGCGGTTCCATTAAAGAAATATATGGAAACAATTTTGGTGAATCGTTTGAACAAATTGGAGAAGTTATGGCAAAAGCCAAAACTATCACTGGTGAATGGGGAGAAGACCTTAAATATCTTACACAAGATGCATTAATGTTCTCAGACACTTTTGACTATGATACCAATGAATCGCTACGGTCCGCCGACAAGCTAATGAAGCAGTTTGGATTAACTGGTACAGATGCAATGGCATTGATCGCCGAGGGTTCACAAAAAGGACTTAACTTTGCTGATGATCTACTTCCTACGATTGATGAATACAGTGTTTATTTTAAACAAGCTGGTATGGATGCGTCTGATATGTTTGGCTTATTTGAAAATGCGAAAAAAGCTGGAGTTTTTAACCTAGATTATGCTGCAGACGCAGTAAAAGAATTTGGCATCATCATGACTGAAGAAGGCGATGGAGCCACAGAAGTCCTAGACGGAATGGGACTTAATGGAGCAAAACTACGTGATGAATTTGCAAAAGGTGGAGAATCAGCTAAAACGGCAATGCGAACAGTTGCTGATTCATTAATGGGTATAAAAGACCCACAAGATCAAATAGCGGCCGGAGTAAGTCTTTTCGGCACGAAATTTGAAGATATGGGTGCTACAGCTGTGGTTGAGTTGTTAAAAGTAAATGACAGCATCCAGGGGTCTACTGAGGTCTTAGATAGTATTAACAGCATTAAATACAATACATTCGGTGAAGCTCTTGCAGGGATAGGTAGACAAATCACAACAGATATTGTTCTCCCGATTAGCGAAAAATTAATGCCAAAAATGAACGAATTTTCTCAATGGATTACTGATCATATGCCTCAGATAAAAGAAGGTTTTAAAACGACTTTTGACGGAGCAACAAGTGTTGTAAAAGGAACGATTGATGTCATAAAAGATATAAGTTTTTGGATTAAAGACCATTGGGGAATTTTAGAACCAATACTAGCTGGAATTGCGGCGGGTGCTATTGCTTACATTACAATCACGAAATCGATAGCTGCATATAAAGCCATCATGGCATTAGCGACAGCAGCGCAACTGGCTATGAATGGAGCAATGGCTATGAACCCTATAGGCATTGTTGTTGCAGCAATCGGTTTATTGGTTGCTGCAGGTATTACCCTTTATAAAAATTGGGATACCGTAAAAGTTAAAATGTCGAATATTTGGATAAGCGTCCAAGAAGGTGCGGCAAAAATGGTAAACGGGGTAATCTCAGGAATAAACTGGATGATTGAAAAAATCAATAAAATACCAGGTGTTGATATTCCTCTTATCGGAAAAGTTTCATGGGGTAGTGACAAAAAAGTAGAATCCAAGTCAATGCTTGGTGGAATCCAGGAGTTCGCAAAAGGAACTAACTATGCAGATGGTGGTTTGTCAATCGTTGGCGAACATGGACCGGAATTATTGAATATACCTCGAGGGTCTCAAGTTAAGACAGCAAGCGAGACAAGAAGTTTAGTATCGAAAGAGCTAACTCCACCAAAACAACCAAATATCATTCAAATTGTTACTCCAGATAAGAGGGAAATCGCGAGTTGGTTAGTAAAAGATTTAACTGAAATGCAAGAGCTTAATATTAGAATAAGAAATATGTTTTAA